In Pseudomonas sp. MTM4, one genomic interval encodes:
- a CDS encoding DNA topoisomerase III, with the protein MRLFLCEKPSQAKDIAKVLGANRRGDGCWFGPGLTVTWCIGHLLETAPPDAYDARYKRWVLGDLPIIPERWKMQVKPKTASQFKAVKRLLGEAKELVIATDADREGEMIARELVEHCRYRGPIQRLWLSALDDASIRKALAALKPGSQTFSLYHSALGRSRADWLIGMNMSRLFTLLGRQSGYQGVLPVGRVQTPTLRLVVDRDRSIAEFVPVPYWAIEVQLQADGMPFTAQWRAAEDRCDDQGRCLEPEHARQAAAAIDSSAQAQVLKLRTERMREAPPLPFDLGTLQEICSKKLGLGAQETLDIAQALYETHKLITYPRSDCGYLPLSQHSEAPAIIAALGRSDPALSELLTHVQPQRRSRAWNDAKVSAHHGIIPTAATDLSRLMGKQRSVYTLIRARYLAQFLPNHEYDRTQADFDCAEQALRAVGKVIVELGWRRALPEALTPAKGREPAPAQALPALSEGQHCNVMSVNLKDLWTQPPKPFTEGDLIKAMKNVAKLVDDPRLKQKLKDTTGIGTEATRAGIIQGLLDRGYLTKQGKALSASPAAFSLIDAVPRAIADPGTTAIWEQALDMVQSGEMSLEEFVAKQSAWMRKQVERCRELRLTISGPANPPGKGATWKKKRKAAPRKASAGKRATRGSTHPA; encoded by the coding sequence ATGCGGCTGTTTCTCTGCGAAAAACCCTCCCAGGCCAAGGACATCGCCAAGGTCCTCGGCGCCAATCGACGTGGCGACGGCTGCTGGTTCGGCCCCGGCCTGACGGTGACTTGGTGCATCGGCCATCTGCTGGAAACCGCCCCGCCGGATGCATACGACGCCCGCTACAAGCGCTGGGTGCTGGGCGATCTGCCGATCATTCCCGAGCGCTGGAAGATGCAGGTCAAGCCGAAAACTGCCAGCCAGTTCAAGGCGGTCAAGCGTCTGCTGGGTGAAGCCAAAGAACTGGTGATCGCCACCGACGCGGACCGCGAAGGCGAGATGATCGCCCGCGAGCTGGTGGAACACTGCCGTTATCGCGGCCCCATCCAGCGGCTCTGGCTGTCGGCGCTAGACGACGCCTCGATCCGCAAGGCGCTGGCCGCGCTCAAGCCCGGCTCCCAGACCTTCAGCCTCTACCACTCGGCACTGGGCCGCTCGCGCGCCGACTGGCTGATCGGGATGAACATGAGCCGGCTGTTCACCCTGCTCGGGCGTCAGTCCGGCTACCAAGGCGTGCTGCCGGTGGGCCGGGTGCAGACGCCGACGCTGCGCCTGGTGGTGGATCGCGACCGCAGCATCGCCGAATTCGTGCCGGTGCCCTACTGGGCCATCGAGGTCCAGTTGCAGGCCGACGGCATGCCCTTCACCGCGCAATGGCGCGCAGCCGAGGATCGCTGCGATGACCAGGGGCGCTGCCTCGAACCGGAACATGCGCGCCAGGCAGCCGCCGCCATCGACAGTTCCGCCCAGGCACAGGTGCTGAAGTTGCGCACCGAACGCATGCGCGAGGCACCGCCGCTGCCCTTCGACCTCGGCACCCTGCAGGAAATCTGCTCGAAGAAACTCGGCCTCGGCGCCCAGGAAACCCTGGATATCGCGCAGGCACTCTACGAGACGCACAAGCTGATCACCTATCCGCGCAGCGATTGCGGCTACCTGCCGCTGAGCCAGCACAGCGAGGCGCCGGCGATCATCGCCGCCCTTGGCCGCAGCGACCCGGCGTTGTCCGAATTGCTCACACATGTGCAGCCGCAACGCCGCTCGCGCGCCTGGAACGACGCCAAGGTCAGTGCCCACCACGGCATCATCCCCACCGCCGCTACCGATCTGTCACGCCTGATGGGCAAGCAACGCTCGGTCTATACGCTGATTCGCGCCCGCTACCTGGCGCAATTCCTGCCGAATCACGAATACGACCGCACCCAGGCGGATTTCGACTGCGCCGAGCAGGCGCTGCGGGCGGTGGGCAAGGTGATCGTCGAACTCGGCTGGCGCCGCGCGCTGCCCGAGGCGCTGACGCCCGCCAAGGGCCGCGAGCCGGCACCTGCTCAGGCACTGCCGGCGTTGAGCGAAGGCCAGCACTGCAACGTCATGAGCGTAAACCTCAAGGACCTCTGGACCCAGCCGCCCAAACCCTTCACCGAAGGCGACCTGATCAAGGCGATGAAGAATGTCGCCAAGCTGGTGGACGACCCACGCCTGAAGCAGAAGCTCAAGGACACTACCGGCATCGGCACCGAAGCGACGCGGGCGGGCATCATTCAAGGTCTGCTGGACCGCGGCTATCTGACCAAGCAAGGCAAAGCGCTGTCAGCCAGCCCGGCGGCCTTCAGCCTGATTGACGCTGTGCCACGCGCCATTGCCGACCCTGGCACCACGGCGATCTGGGAACAGGCGCTGGACATGGTGCAGAGCGGCGAGATGAGTCTGGAGGAATTCGTAGCCAAGCAGTCGGCGTGGATGCGCAAGCAGGTGGAACGCTGCCGCGAGCTGCGCCTGACCATCAGCGGCCCGGCGAACCCGCCCGGCAAAGGCGCGACCTGGAAGAAGAAGCGCAAGGCGGCGCCGCGCAAGGCCAGCGCCGGCAAGCGGGCGACGCGTGGAAGTACCCATCCCGCCTGA
- the mdoH gene encoding glucans biosynthesis glucosyltransferase MdoH, with protein sequence MTEHAQQSLAQRYLAELPLDAEQRQALGEQVDRQGGELADVHRALAQGTSDGNESPSDPLGSAAARLKLAWGDLFERGGVLTADHQGRTCIQSTPPIVRTRMVPEPWHTSVLRLSWWRLLFKKNRTVEQPDAPQPIDRSGWRRVAAYRRAALLILMLAQTAIATWHMKAVLPYQGWALVSLQEVFLQPWQESARQILPYVVQTSILLLFALLFCWVSVGFWTALMGFFQLLKGRDRYNISATSTGNEPIPAEARTALVMPIANEDVPRVFAGLRATYESLLATGEIEHFDIFVLSDSNDPDTCVAEQKAWLELCREVDGFGHIFYRRRRRRVKRKSGNIDDFCRRWGSSYRYMVVLDADSVMSGGCLTSLVRLMEVNPGAGIIQTGPKASGMDTLYARMQQFATRVYGPLFTAGLNFWQLGESHYWGHNAIIRVKPFIEHCALAPLPGKGSFAGDILSHDFVEAALMRRAGWGVWIAYDLPGSYEELPPNLLDELKRDRRWCHGNLMNFRLFLVKGMHTVHRFVFLTGVMSYLSAPLWFTFLALSTGLLAIHTLMVPEYFLQPNQLYPLWPQWHPREAIALFSATLTLLFLPKLLSVVLIWIQGSKEYGGGIRLLLSMILETLFSMLLAPVRMLFHTVFVTAAFLGWSVQWKSPQRADNATPWGEALRRHGSQMLLGVLWAALVAWLDPAFLWWLAPIVVSLILSAPVSVLTSRTGPGLAAFRRKLFLIPEEFNPPAELAATDRYNQQNQANALQQGFIAATVDPSYNALVCAMARARHAKVVPAAETLREQRLGEILAAGPKGAAEATRWRLLNDPEGMARLHERVWQDERHRDWREAYERR encoded by the coding sequence ATGACTGAACACGCGCAACAATCGCTCGCCCAGCGTTATCTCGCCGAGCTTCCCCTCGATGCCGAGCAACGCCAGGCGCTGGGCGAGCAGGTGGATCGACAAGGAGGCGAGCTGGCCGATGTGCATCGGGCATTGGCACAGGGCACGTCGGACGGGAATGAATCGCCGAGCGATCCGCTCGGCTCGGCTGCGGCGCGGCTGAAGCTTGCCTGGGGTGATCTTTTCGAACGTGGCGGGGTGCTGACCGCGGATCATCAGGGCCGCACCTGCATCCAGTCGACGCCGCCGATCGTGCGCACGCGGATGGTGCCGGAGCCCTGGCATACCAGCGTGCTGCGCCTGAGCTGGTGGCGCCTGCTGTTCAAGAAGAACCGCACGGTGGAGCAGCCCGACGCGCCGCAGCCCATCGACAGGTCGGGCTGGCGCCGGGTTGCCGCTTACCGGCGTGCCGCGCTGCTGATCCTGATGCTGGCGCAGACGGCCATCGCCACCTGGCACATGAAAGCCGTGTTGCCTTATCAAGGCTGGGCGCTGGTCAGTCTGCAGGAGGTGTTTCTACAGCCCTGGCAGGAGTCGGCGCGGCAAATCCTTCCTTACGTGGTACAGACCAGCATCCTGCTGCTGTTCGCGCTGCTGTTCTGCTGGGTGTCGGTGGGCTTCTGGACGGCGTTGATGGGCTTCTTCCAATTGCTCAAGGGACGCGACCGCTACAACATTTCCGCCACCAGCACGGGCAACGAACCGATTCCGGCCGAGGCGCGCACGGCACTGGTAATGCCCATCGCCAACGAGGACGTGCCGCGGGTGTTCGCCGGACTGCGAGCGACCTACGAATCGCTGCTGGCCACGGGTGAGATCGAGCACTTCGACATCTTCGTGCTCAGCGACAGCAACGACCCCGACACCTGCGTGGCCGAGCAGAAGGCCTGGCTGGAGCTGTGCCGCGAGGTCGACGGTTTCGGCCATATCTTCTATCGCCGCCGTCGCCGCCGAGTGAAGCGCAAGAGCGGCAACATCGATGACTTCTGCCGGCGCTGGGGCAGCAGTTACCGCTACATGGTGGTGCTGGACGCCGACAGCGTGATGAGCGGCGGCTGCCTGACGTCGTTAGTGCGGCTGATGGAGGTCAACCCTGGCGCCGGCATCATCCAGACCGGGCCGAAAGCCTCCGGCATGGATACGCTCTACGCGCGCATGCAGCAGTTCGCCACGCGGGTCTATGGGCCGCTGTTCACCGCGGGGCTGAATTTCTGGCAGCTGGGCGAGTCGCACTACTGGGGCCATAACGCGATCATCCGGGTCAAACCCTTTATCGAGCACTGCGCGCTGGCGCCGCTGCCGGGCAAGGGTTCCTTCGCCGGCGACATCCTCTCCCACGATTTCGTCGAGGCGGCCCTGATGCGCCGCGCCGGCTGGGGCGTGTGGATCGCCTACGACCTGCCCGGCAGCTACGAAGAGTTGCCGCCGAACCTGCTCGACGAACTCAAGCGCGACCGCCGCTGGTGCCACGGTAACCTGATGAACTTCCGCCTGTTCTTGGTCAAGGGCATGCATACGGTGCACCGCTTCGTGTTTCTCACCGGGGTGATGTCCTATCTGTCGGCGCCGCTGTGGTTCACTTTCCTGGCGCTCTCCACCGGGCTGCTGGCGATCCATACGCTGATGGTTCCGGAGTATTTCCTGCAGCCCAACCAGCTGTATCCGCTGTGGCCGCAGTGGCATCCGCGGGAGGCGATTGCGCTGTTCTCCGCGACGCTGACGCTGCTGTTCCTGCCCAAGCTGCTCAGCGTAGTGCTGATCTGGATTCAGGGTTCGAAGGAATATGGCGGAGGAATCCGTCTGTTGCTGTCGATGATCCTTGAAACCCTGTTCTCGATGCTGCTGGCGCCGGTGCGCATGCTGTTCCACACCGTGTTCGTCACGGCGGCGTTCCTTGGTTGGTCGGTGCAGTGGAAGTCGCCGCAACGCGCCGACAACGCCACGCCCTGGGGCGAAGCGCTGCGCCGGCATGGTTCGCAGATGTTGCTGGGCGTGCTCTGGGCGGCGCTGGTGGCCTGGCTCGATCCGGCATTCCTCTGGTGGCTGGCACCTATCGTGGTGTCGCTAATCCTATCGGCACCGGTCTCGGTGCTTACCAGCCGTACCGGGCCCGGCCTGGCGGCGTTCCGGCGCAAATTGTTCCTGATCCCAGAGGAATTCAACCCGCCCGCCGAACTGGCCGCCACGGACCGTTACAACCAGCAGAACCAGGCTAATGCGCTGCAGCAGGGGTTCATCGCCGCCACGGTGGATCCTTCGTATAACGCACTGGTCTGCGCCATGGCGCGTGCGCGGCACGCCAAGGTGGTGCCGGCCGCGGAAACCCTGCGCGAACAGCGCCTGGGTGAAATTCTCGCCGCCGGACCCAAGGGTGCTGCCGAGGCGACACGCTGGCGACTGCTCAACGATCCCGAAGGTATGGCGCGCCTGCATGAACGCGTCTGGCAGGACGAGCGGCACCGGGACTGGCGTGAGGCGTATGAGCGGCGGTAG
- a CDS encoding glucan biosynthesis protein G: MAFVVGSSWAFSLDDVASKAEKLAAAPYVPAKSNLPAVFREMAFADYQQLRFREDKGYWRDAETPFELFFYHQGMHFDVPVKINEVTATRVREIRYDPEMFEFGNVDIDPAALQNLGFAGFKVLYPLNKKDKQDELMTLLGASYFRVVGKGQVYGLSARGLAIDTALPSGEEFPRFTEFWVERPQADRGSLLIYALLDSPRATGAYRMEVTPGKDSIVDVQSKVFLRAPVEKLGIAPLTSMYLFGANQPSEQLNYRPQLHDSEGLAIHAGNGEWIWRPLNNPKRLAISSYNVENPRGFGLLQRTRDFGRYEDLDDRYELRPSGWIEPVGDWGKGHVELIEIPTPDETNDNIVAFWVPEKTPAPGEAIEIGYRLHFTMDEPELHDPELAWVKQTRLSAGDVKQSNLIRQPDGSTALIVDFVGPNLAELPADAPVSTQVSVDDNVELVENNLRHNPVTKGWRLTLRLRVKDPARPVELRAALVDGETTLSETWSYQIPVHD, translated from the coding sequence ATGGCTTTTGTCGTCGGCAGCAGCTGGGCGTTCAGCCTCGATGATGTCGCTAGCAAGGCCGAGAAGCTGGCAGCGGCGCCCTACGTGCCGGCCAAGAGCAATCTGCCGGCGGTATTCCGTGAGATGGCCTTCGCCGATTATCAGCAGCTGCGCTTTCGTGAAGACAAGGGCTACTGGCGCGATGCCGAAACGCCTTTCGAGCTGTTCTTCTACCATCAGGGCATGCATTTCGACGTACCGGTGAAGATCAATGAGGTCACCGCGACCCGCGTTCGTGAAATCCGCTACGACCCGGAGATGTTCGAGTTCGGCAATGTAGACATCGACCCCGCTGCGCTGCAGAACCTCGGCTTCGCCGGCTTCAAGGTGCTCTATCCGCTGAACAAGAAGGACAAGCAGGACGAGCTGATGACGCTGCTTGGCGCCAGCTATTTCCGCGTGGTCGGCAAGGGGCAGGTCTACGGCCTGTCGGCACGTGGGCTGGCGATCGACACGGCGCTGCCGAGTGGCGAGGAATTTCCACGCTTCACCGAGTTCTGGGTCGAGCGACCACAGGCCGACCGCGGCAGCCTGCTGATCTACGCCTTGCTGGATTCGCCGCGCGCCACCGGTGCCTACCGCATGGAAGTCACGCCGGGCAAGGACAGCATCGTGGATGTGCAGTCCAAGGTCTTCCTGCGTGCGCCGGTGGAAAAGCTCGGCATCGCACCGCTCACCAGCATGTACCTGTTCGGCGCCAATCAGCCCAGCGAGCAGCTCAACTACCGGCCACAGTTGCACGATTCTGAAGGCCTGGCGATCCATGCCGGCAACGGCGAGTGGATCTGGCGTCCGCTAAACAACCCCAAGCGCCTGGCCATCAGCAGCTACAACGTGGAGAACCCGAGAGGCTTCGGCTTGCTGCAGCGTACCCGCGATTTCGGTCGTTACGAAGATCTGGACGATCGCTACGAACTGCGGCCCAGCGGCTGGATCGAGCCGGTTGGCGACTGGGGCAAGGGCCACGTCGAACTGATCGAGATTCCCACGCCGGATGAAACCAACGACAACATCGTTGCCTTCTGGGTGCCGGAAAAGACGCCAGCGCCGGGCGAAGCGATCGAGATCGGATATCGCCTGCACTTCACTATGGACGAACCCGAGTTGCATGATCCCGAGCTCGCCTGGGTCAAGCAGACGCGCCTGTCGGCCGGCGATGTGAAGCAGTCCAACCTGATTCGCCAACCCGATGGCAGCACCGCATTGATCGTCGACTTCGTCGGGCCGAACCTGGCCGAGTTGCCGGCCGACGCGCCGGTCAGCACCCAGGTCAGCGTCGATGACAATGTCGAGCTGGTGGAGAACAACCTGCGCCATAACCCGGTCACCAAGGGCTGGCGGCTGACGCTGCGGCTGCGGGTCAAGGACCCGGCGCGTCCGGTGGAATTGCGCGCGGCGCTGGTGGATGGCGAGACCACGCTGTCCGAAACCTGGAGCTATCAGATACCCGTCCATGACTGA
- the plsB gene encoding glycerol-3-phosphate 1-O-acyltransferase PlsB, whose protein sequence is MTRSPIRRLIFSLVRRVLYFWVRSETINQSAFNLKLDRSRPVFYVLQRASLSDLAVLDQECGKAGLPRPVAEVAVGSHIEPAAFIFLNPAASWFGRRTRIVPPAPLVRLVGALEQNAVDNAQIVPVSVFWGQSPDRETSPWKLLFADSWAVTGRLRKLLSILILGRKTRVQFSTPIQLDELVAMNKGHERTLRMVHRMLRVHFRQQKTSVIGPDLSHRRNLVKGLVHAPAVRQAIRDEAERENISVEKAEAKALRYGNEIASDYAYTAVRFLEVVLSWFWNKIYDGIRVNHIEPLQEAVRGHEVIYVPCHRSHIDYLLLSYLLFRNGLTPPHIAAGINLNMPVIGSLLRRGGAFFMRRSFKGNPLYTSVFNEYLHTLFSRGFPVEYFVEGGRSRTGRMLQPKTGMLAITLRSYLRSPRLPILFVPVYIGYERVLEGRTYLGELRGAQKKKESIFDIFKVIGALKQRFGQVWVNFGEPLKLNAFLDKEQPGWRQQNLAPDYRPEWLSGTTNRLAERIAQRLNEAAAVNPVNLVALAMLSTSRQALDQRSLARILDLYQRLLRAVPYSPHTTLPDGNGEVLIDYVKDLGLLAEQKDALGNILYLDEQNAVLMTYYRNNVMHIFALPALLASFFQSSSRISRAQILRFTQALYPYLRAELFIRWEPEELEAVVDHWLAAFVDQGLLKLDGETYVRPAPSSRQFVLLTLLARVIVQTLQRFYMAISLLLNSGQHSLTAEELETLCTVMAQRLSILHGLNAPEFFDKSLFRHFIKSLQEQDVLRLDAAGKLAYHDKLGELAEGVAKRVLPAEIRLSIRQVALERHEEDVAIDQQG, encoded by the coding sequence ATGACCCGCTCTCCGATCCGCCGTCTTATTTTCTCCCTCGTGCGCCGTGTGCTGTATTTCTGGGTGCGCTCGGAAACCATCAACCAGTCAGCTTTCAACCTCAAGCTGGACCGCAGCAGGCCGGTGTTTTATGTGCTGCAACGCGCCTCGCTGAGCGATCTGGCGGTGCTCGATCAAGAGTGCGGCAAGGCCGGTTTGCCACGTCCGGTGGCGGAGGTCGCCGTGGGTAGCCATATCGAGCCAGCGGCGTTCATTTTTCTCAATCCCGCCGCAAGCTGGTTCGGCCGACGCACGCGAATCGTGCCGCCCGCGCCCTTGGTACGACTGGTCGGCGCGCTCGAACAGAACGCGGTAGATAACGCTCAGATCGTTCCGGTGAGTGTGTTCTGGGGCCAGTCCCCGGATCGCGAAACCAGCCCCTGGAAGCTGCTGTTCGCCGACAGCTGGGCGGTGACCGGCCGACTGCGCAAGCTGCTGAGTATCCTGATACTCGGGCGCAAGACGCGTGTGCAGTTCTCCACGCCGATCCAGCTCGACGAGTTGGTGGCGATGAACAAGGGTCACGAACGTACGCTGCGCATGGTTCATCGCATGCTACGGGTGCACTTCCGGCAGCAGAAGACCTCAGTGATCGGTCCAGACCTTTCGCACCGGCGCAATCTGGTCAAAGGGCTGGTACACGCGCCGGCGGTGCGTCAGGCGATCCGCGACGAAGCCGAGCGCGAGAATATTTCCGTGGAGAAGGCCGAGGCCAAAGCGCTGCGCTACGGCAACGAGATCGCCTCGGACTATGCCTATACGGCGGTGCGCTTTCTCGAGGTGGTGCTGTCCTGGTTCTGGAACAAGATCTACGACGGCATCCGGGTCAATCACATCGAGCCGCTGCAGGAGGCGGTGCGCGGGCATGAGGTGATCTACGTGCCGTGCCACCGCAGCCATATCGACTATCTGCTGCTGTCCTATCTGCTGTTCCGCAACGGCCTGACGCCGCCGCACATCGCCGCCGGCATCAACCTCAACATGCCGGTGATCGGCAGCCTGCTGCGCCGTGGCGGGGCCTTCTTCATGCGCCGCTCGTTCAAGGGCAACCCGCTGTACACCTCGGTGTTCAATGAATACCTGCACACGCTGTTCAGCCGCGGCTTCCCGGTGGAGTACTTCGTCGAAGGCGGCCGCTCGCGCACCGGGCGCATGCTGCAGCCCAAGACCGGCATGCTGGCGATCACCCTGCGCAGCTACCTGCGCTCGCCGCGGCTGCCGATTCTCTTCGTGCCGGTCTACATCGGCTACGAGCGCGTGCTGGAAGGCCGCACCTACCTGGGCGAATTGCGCGGCGCGCAGAAGAAGAAGGAGTCGATTTTCGATATCTTCAAGGTCATCGGCGCGCTCAAGCAGCGCTTCGGCCAAGTCTGGGTAAATTTCGGCGAACCGCTCAAGCTCAACGCATTCTTGGACAAGGAGCAGCCCGGCTGGCGCCAGCAAAACCTGGCGCCGGATTACCGCCCGGAATGGCTCAGCGGCACGACCAATCGCCTCGCCGAGCGCATCGCCCAGCGACTCAACGAAGCGGCGGCGGTCAATCCGGTCAATCTGGTGGCGCTGGCAATGCTGTCCACCAGCCGTCAGGCGCTGGATCAGCGTTCGTTGGCGCGCATCCTCGATCTCTATCAGCGCCTGTTGCGCGCAGTGCCCTATTCGCCTCATACAACGCTACCGGACGGCAATGGCGAGGTACTGATCGACTATGTGAAGGACCTTGGCCTGCTTGCCGAACAGAAGGACGCGCTGGGCAATATCCTCTATCTCGACGAGCAGAACGCCGTCCTGATGACCTATTACCGTAACAACGTAATGCACATCTTCGCCCTGCCGGCGCTACTGGCGAGCTTCTTCCAGAGCAGTTCGCGGATCAGCCGCGCGCAGATCCTGCGCTTTACCCAGGCGTTGTATCCGTACCTGCGCGCGGAGCTGTTCATACGCTGGGAGCCGGAAGAGCTGGAGGCAGTGGTCGACCACTGGCTGGCGGCCTTCGTCGACCAGGGCCTGCTCAAGCTCGATGGCGAAACCTATGTGCGCCCGGCACCGAGTTCGCGTCAGTTCGTGCTGCTGACGCTACTGGCGCGGGTCATCGTGCAGACATTACAGCGCTTCTATATGGCAATTTCCCTGCTGCTCAACAGCGGTCAACACAGCCTCACCGCCGAAGAGTTGGAAACGCTCTGCACGGTGATGGCCCAGCGCCTGTCGATCCTGCATGGCCTGAACGCACCGGAATTCTTCGACAAGAGCCTGTTTCGCCATTTCATCAAGAGTCTTCAGGAGCAGGACGTGCTGCGACTGGACGCGGCCGGCAAACTCGCTTACCACGACAAACTCGGCGAGTTGGCCGAAGGCGTGGCCAAACGCGTGCTGCCCGCCGAGATTCGTCTTTCGATCCGTCAGGTGGCTCTGGAGCGGCATGAGGAAGACGTTGCGATCGATCAGCAGGGCTAA
- the bglX gene encoding beta-glucosidase BglX, with protein MKRLCLLGLLTIFIACPVLAESRLDDKPAFIEQLLQRMTLQEKVGQLRLISIGADMPRERLAEELAAGNVGGTFNSVTRLDNRPLQDAALRSRLQIPIFFAYDVVHGHRTTFPIGLGLASTWDMQAVATAGRISAIEASADGLDMTFAPMVDIARDPRWGRTSEGFGEDPYLVSEIARTMVGAYQGESLRNPDSLMASVKHFALYGAVEGGRDYNVVDMSPLRMHQDYLPPYRAAVDAGAGAVMVALNTINGVPASANRWLLRDLLRDDWGFSGVTISDHGAITELLRHGVAADGREAAKLAIDAGLDMSMADSLYGEHLAELVQAGDVPIQAVDQAVREVLGAKYDLGLFHDPYRRIGQPSEDPPEVNAESRLHREAAREVARQSLVLLENRNNVLPLDKAARIALVGPLADSHIDMLGSWSAAGVAKQTVTLRQGLQAALGERGRLIYARGANITDDPRMVEYLNFLNWDNPEVVQDRRSAEEMIAEAVAAAEQADVVVAVVGESRGMSHESSSRTSLQLPSSQQALLRALKQTGKPLVLVLMNGRPLNLSWAQANADAMLETWFSGTEGGHAIAEVLFGDYNPSGKLPISFPRSVGQIPTYYNHPRLGRPFVEGKPGNYTSQYFDEPNGPLYPFGYGLSYTQFSLSPPRLSTDVLSRGASLDVSVTLKNIGKHDGATVVQLYIHDLAASVVRPVKELKGFRKVWLKAGEEQQVRFRVGEDQLKFVDAQLRQVAEAGMFEVQVGLDSQRVQTQQFELR; from the coding sequence ATGAAAAGGCTGTGTCTACTCGGCTTGCTCACCATCTTCATAGCTTGTCCGGTTCTGGCCGAAAGCAGGCTGGACGACAAACCGGCGTTTATCGAGCAGTTGCTGCAGCGGATGACGCTGCAGGAAAAGGTAGGCCAGCTGCGTCTGATCAGCATCGGTGCGGACATGCCCCGGGAGCGGCTTGCCGAGGAGCTGGCTGCAGGCAATGTCGGCGGCACCTTCAATTCGGTCACCCGGCTGGACAACCGTCCCCTGCAGGATGCCGCGCTGCGCAGCCGCTTGCAGATCCCGATCTTCTTCGCCTACGACGTGGTGCACGGGCATCGCACTACTTTCCCCATCGGCCTCGGCCTGGCTTCGACCTGGGACATGCAGGCGGTCGCTACGGCGGGGCGTATTTCGGCCATCGAGGCCAGCGCCGACGGGCTCGACATGACCTTCGCACCCATGGTCGATATCGCCCGTGACCCACGCTGGGGGCGGACCTCGGAAGGCTTCGGTGAAGATCCTTATCTGGTGTCCGAGATCGCCCGCACCATGGTTGGCGCCTACCAGGGCGAGTCTCTGCGTAACCCCGACAGCCTGATGGCCAGCGTCAAGCATTTCGCGCTCTATGGTGCGGTCGAAGGCGGGCGCGATTACAACGTGGTGGACATGAGCCCGCTGCGCATGCACCAGGATTACCTGCCGCCATACCGTGCGGCCGTTGATGCCGGGGCCGGCGCGGTGATGGTGGCGCTGAACACCATCAACGGCGTACCGGCCAGCGCCAACCGCTGGTTGCTGCGCGACCTGCTGCGTGATGACTGGGGCTTTTCCGGCGTGACCATCAGCGACCATGGAGCGATCACCGAACTGCTCCGCCATGGTGTGGCCGCCGATGGGCGCGAGGCGGCGAAGCTGGCAATAGACGCCGGGCTCGACATGAGCATGGCGGACTCGCTCTACGGTGAGCATCTGGCCGAACTGGTGCAGGCGGGTGACGTGCCGATACAGGCCGTCGACCAGGCTGTGCGCGAAGTGCTGGGCGCAAAATACGATCTGGGCCTGTTCCACGACCCGTACCGGCGCATCGGCCAGCCCAGCGAAGATCCGCCCGAGGTCAACGCCGAAAGCCGCCTGCACCGCGAGGCCGCCCGCGAGGTGGCGCGCCAGTCGCTGGTACTGCTGGAAAACCGCAACAATGTCCTACCACTCGACAAGGCGGCGCGCATCGCCTTGGTCGGGCCGCTGGCCGATTCGCATATCGACATGCTCGGCAGCTGGTCAGCAGCGGGTGTGGCAAAGCAGACGGTTACGCTGCGCCAAGGCCTCCAGGCTGCCCTCGGCGAGCGCGGACGGCTGATTTACGCCCGTGGCGCCAACATCACCGACGACCCGCGGATGGTCGAGTACCTGAACTTCCTCAACTGGGACAATCCCGAGGTCGTGCAGGACCGGCGCTCGGCCGAGGAGATGATCGCCGAGGCGGTCGCTGCAGCCGAGCAGGCGGACGTCGTCGTCGCCGTGGTGGGCGAGTCGCGCGGCATGTCCCATGAATCATCCAGCCGCACCAGCCTGCAGCTGCCGAGTAGCCAGCAGGCTTTGCTGCGCGCCTTGAAACAGACCGGCAAGCCGTTGGTGCTGGTGCTGATGAATGGCCGCCCGCTGAATCTTTCCTGGGCGCAGGCCAACGCCGACGCGATGCTGGAAACCTGGTTCAGCGGCACCGAAGGCGGGCACGCCATCGCCGAGGTGCTGTTCGGCGACTACAACCCCTCGGGCAAGCTGCCGATCTCGTTTCCGCGCTCCGTGGGACAGATTCCCACCTATTACAACCATCCGCGTCTGGGCCGGCCTTTCGTCGAAGGCAAGCCGGGCAATTACACCTCGCAATATTTCGATGAGCCGAACGGCCCGCTGTACCCCTTCGGCTACGGACTGAGCTACACACAATTCAGCCTGTCGCCGCCGCGCCTGTCGACCGATGTGCTTTCACGTGGCGCAAGCCTGGACGTCAGCGTGACGCTGAAGAACATCGGCAAGCACGATGGCGCGACGGTCGTGCAGTTGTATATCCATGACCTGGCCGCCTCGGTAGTGCGCCCGGTCAAGGAGCTGAAGGGGTTTCGCAAGGTCTGGCTCAAGGCTGGCGAAGAGCAGCAGGTGCGTTTCAGGGTTGGCGAAGACCAGCTGAAGTTCGTCGATGCGCAACTGCGCCAGGTGGCTGAAGCGGGGATGTTCGAGGTGCAGGTAGGGCTCGATTCGCAGCGCGTACAGACGCAGCAGTTCGAGTTGCGTTGA